A section of the Paenibacillus odorifer genome encodes:
- a CDS encoding TetR/AcrR family transcriptional regulator — translation MCPRTKEQNELIRMQRREQILDFAAHTYFRTGGSFDIRDVAREAGLGYGTVYHYYPNRHLLIEDVLSSGFERCEQTLTQWANISRDNPDDRQLLTYCKTLLQLWQSDARAYLVYKMAAEHFTGLPEKDRHPAKRRFMERLYVPLQSTMQREDDSINLMLAVLVGCCGLHYYASNSELDIDRIAQLAIQAITKES, via the coding sequence ATGTGCCCCCGTACCAAAGAACAAAATGAGCTCATACGCATGCAGCGCAGAGAACAGATCCTGGACTTCGCCGCGCATACCTACTTCCGTACGGGCGGAAGCTTTGATATTCGCGACGTCGCCCGCGAGGCTGGTCTCGGTTATGGCACGGTATACCATTATTACCCCAACCGGCATTTACTAATAGAAGATGTGCTGAGCAGCGGCTTCGAGCGATGTGAGCAAACCCTGACTCAATGGGCGAACATCAGCCGGGACAACCCTGACGACAGGCAGTTGTTAACGTATTGCAAGACGCTACTCCAGTTGTGGCAGTCAGATGCCCGCGCATATCTCGTCTACAAAATGGCAGCGGAACATTTTACAGGCTTGCCAGAGAAAGATCGGCACCCTGCCAAGAGACGATTCATGGAAAGGCTGTATGTTCCACTCCAATCGACTATGCAGCGTGAAGACGACAGCATCAACCTTATGCTTGCCGTGTTGGTCGGCTGCTGCGGGCTGCACTACTATGCGAGCAATTCCGAGCTGGACATCGATCGAATCGCCCAGCTCGCGATACAAGCCATTACAAAGGAGTCCTGA
- the map gene encoding type I methionyl aminopeptidase → MVILKSKYEIEAIRKACQVVAECHRTIAPLIKPGITTNEIERIFEDIILKHGAKPYTKGYNGYQYATCASVNDVIAHGFPTNKPLEEGDIVTIDTVAELDGWLGDSAWSYAVGKISPAAEKLMRVTKECLDLGIAQAQPGNRLGDVTSAIQQHAESNNFGVVRDLLAHGIGRDLHEEPTYMHVGKPGKGPRIKEGMVFTIEPMITEGTYNMTIDQDGWTARTLDRKLAAQYEHTIAITSEGPQILTAQ, encoded by the coding sequence ATGGTCATCTTAAAAAGCAAGTATGAAATCGAAGCCATCCGCAAGGCATGCCAGGTTGTGGCCGAATGCCATCGCACAATTGCCCCGCTCATCAAACCGGGCATCACAACGAACGAGATTGAGCGCATATTCGAGGATATTATTTTGAAGCACGGCGCCAAACCATATACGAAGGGCTACAATGGTTATCAATATGCGACCTGTGCCTCCGTCAATGACGTAATTGCACATGGCTTCCCTACAAATAAGCCACTTGAGGAAGGCGATATCGTGACGATCGACACGGTAGCGGAGCTCGACGGCTGGCTCGGCGATTCAGCCTGGAGCTATGCGGTCGGGAAGATCTCACCGGCGGCTGAGAAGCTGATGCGCGTCACGAAGGAGTGCCTTGACCTCGGCATCGCGCAGGCACAGCCCGGCAATCGGCTCGGAGACGTGACGAGCGCAATCCAGCAGCATGCCGAATCGAACAACTTTGGCGTCGTGCGCGACCTTCTCGCTCATGGCATCGGTCGTGACCTGCATGAGGAGCCTACCTATATGCATGTCGGCAAGCCCGGCAAAGGCCCCCGCATCAAGGAAGGCATGGTATTCACGATCGAGCCCATGATCACTGAAGGCACCTACAACATGACAATTGATCAGGACGGCTGGACCGCCCGGACGCTGGACCGCAAACTCGCCGCCCAATACGAGCATACGATCGCCATCACCTCTGAAGGTCCACAAATCCTGACCGCGCAATAG